A genomic window from Fibrobacterota bacterium includes:
- a CDS encoding efflux RND transporter permease subunit — protein sequence MLTVFLALGGVWALRTIPLDAIPDLSDPQVIVQTTWEGTSPQVVEDQVTQPLSRRLTSTPGAQVVRGYSFFGQSLVYVIFEDGTDLYWARSRVQEMLSGMGGTLPAGVVPSLGPDASGVGWVYEYGLVSDSVDNKRLRQAQDWIVKPALQTLPGVSEVASVGGLVRQFQVTVDPVLLRGAGLKLSDVESALRQASADAGGEAIEVAETEWMVRTRGSVRTLNDLRDIPLQAGAGAGEATAGAMGGSMAGAPTAQAKPASRMLRLSEVATLTEGPAMRRGLTDLDGQGDVVAGIVVMRYGKNALATIEAVKAKFEELQPGLPPGTRIVPLYDRSHLIQAAVGHLGWKLLEEMLIVALVCGLFLFHARSALIAVFTLPVALLAAFLVMRLQGIGADLMSLGGMAIAIGAMVDAAIILVENAHKHLEHEQEKPPDQRSEHWSVILRSALEVGPSLFWSLLLITVSFLPVFALQAQEGRLFHPLAYTKTYAMAAAAALSVTLVPVLMGMFLTGRIPSESANPVNRLLVRIYHPLVAGVLAHPRKVLAAALVVLASTVYPLSRLGSEFMPPLFEGDLLYMPTVLPGISVTKSRELLQQTDRMIRTVPEVEQVFGKSGRAETATDPAGFDMFETVIRLKDKSQWRPGVQVEDIVRELDAAVKVPGLTNAWTLPIKSRIDMLSTGIRTPIGIKISGSDPDSLQAIATRVEAFLAQQHGVSSAFAERAVGGYYLDIEIDRAKAASRGVSVARINDVVRTGLAGMPVATAYDGLERIPITLRYSRETRDNREAIEDLPVDGAWGPVRLADVAATRWTLGPMMVRSESGSPNVFVFLDTRETDLGGFVRKLSPRLAASVPIPTGYGLAWSGQWEGMERVKNRMMVVVPFTLLLIVLILYLNTKSFMRTAIVMLAVPFSLVGAFWFLHLAGFQMSVAVWVGLIALAGLDAETGVVMLLYLDQAWKKVREKVAHPTLSDLVHAIDEGAVRRVRPKIMTASVILAGLFPILWSDGAGSDVMKRIAAPMVGGVITSVAMELLVYPAIFLLWQRHLVNGKANQ from the coding sequence TCTACTGGGCGCGTTCGCGGGTGCAGGAGATGCTCTCCGGCATGGGTGGGACGCTTCCGGCCGGCGTGGTGCCTTCGCTGGGGCCGGATGCGTCCGGGGTGGGTTGGGTGTACGAATACGGCCTGGTGTCGGATTCTGTCGACAACAAGCGGCTGCGGCAGGCGCAGGATTGGATCGTGAAGCCCGCCTTGCAAACGCTTCCGGGGGTTTCCGAGGTGGCCTCCGTGGGCGGACTGGTGCGGCAGTTCCAGGTCACGGTGGATCCCGTGCTCCTGCGCGGGGCGGGACTGAAATTGTCGGACGTCGAATCCGCCCTGCGGCAGGCCAGCGCCGATGCCGGCGGCGAGGCCATCGAGGTAGCTGAAACAGAATGGATGGTGCGCACCCGCGGATCGGTGCGAACCCTGAACGACCTCCGCGACATCCCCCTCCAAGCGGGTGCCGGAGCCGGGGAGGCAACGGCCGGGGCGATGGGAGGGAGCATGGCTGGGGCCCCGACAGCCCAGGCCAAGCCCGCTTCGCGGATGCTGCGTCTGTCGGAAGTGGCCACATTGACCGAAGGACCGGCCATGCGCCGCGGACTCACGGATCTGGATGGCCAAGGCGACGTGGTGGCCGGGATCGTGGTGATGCGCTACGGAAAGAACGCCCTGGCCACCATCGAGGCGGTCAAGGCGAAGTTCGAGGAACTCCAGCCCGGCCTGCCGCCGGGAACCCGGATCGTTCCCTTGTACGACCGTTCCCACCTGATCCAGGCGGCGGTGGGCCACCTGGGCTGGAAGCTTCTGGAAGAGATGCTGATCGTCGCGTTGGTGTGCGGGTTGTTCCTGTTCCATGCAAGATCCGCCCTGATCGCCGTGTTCACGCTCCCGGTGGCCCTTCTGGCGGCGTTTCTTGTCATGCGTCTGCAGGGGATCGGCGCCGACCTCATGAGCTTGGGGGGAATGGCCATCGCCATCGGAGCGATGGTGGACGCGGCCATCATCCTGGTGGAGAACGCCCACAAGCATCTGGAGCACGAGCAGGAAAAACCGCCCGACCAACGAAGCGAACACTGGAGCGTGATCCTGAGAAGCGCCCTGGAAGTGGGGCCGTCCCTGTTCTGGTCGTTGTTGCTGATCACCGTGTCGTTTCTGCCGGTGTTCGCCCTCCAGGCCCAGGAAGGACGGCTTTTCCACCCGCTGGCCTACACCAAGACCTACGCCATGGCCGCCGCCGCGGCTCTTTCCGTGACCCTGGTGCCGGTGCTGATGGGGATGTTCCTGACGGGACGGATTCCGTCGGAAAGCGCCAACCCGGTCAACCGCCTCCTGGTGAGGATCTACCATCCGCTGGTGGCGGGGGTGCTGGCCCATCCGCGGAAGGTCCTGGCCGCGGCCTTGGTGGTGTTGGCCTCCACCGTCTATCCGCTGAGTCGTCTGGGGAGCGAATTCATGCCCCCCTTGTTCGAGGGAGACCTCCTCTACATGCCCACGGTGCTGCCCGGGATTTCGGTCACCAAATCCCGCGAGCTTCTGCAGCAGACCGACCGCATGATCCGCACGGTCCCCGAGGTGGAGCAGGTGTTCGGGAAATCGGGGCGCGCCGAAACCGCCACCGATCCGGCTGGATTCGACATGTTCGAGACCGTCATCCGTCTGAAGGACAAGTCGCAGTGGCGTCCCGGGGTCCAGGTGGAGGACATCGTCCGCGAACTGGACGCAGCCGTGAAGGTGCCGGGCCTCACCAACGCCTGGACCTTGCCCATCAAGTCGCGCATCGACATGCTCTCCACCGGCATTCGCACACCCATCGGGATCAAGATCAGCGGAAGCGATCCCGACTCCCTCCAGGCCATCGCCACCCGGGTGGAGGCTTTCCTGGCCCAGCAGCACGGGGTGTCGTCGGCCTTCGCGGAACGGGCGGTGGGCGGGTATTATCTGGACATCGAGATCGATCGCGCCAAGGCCGCCTCGCGGGGAGTGTCGGTGGCTCGCATCAACGATGTGGTGCGCACTGGCCTGGCTGGCATGCCGGTGGCCACCGCCTACGATGGTCTGGAACGGATCCCCATCACCTTGCGGTACTCCCGCGAGACCCGCGACAACCGCGAGGCCATCGAGGACCTTCCGGTGGACGGCGCCTGGGGTCCGGTGCGGCTGGCCGATGTGGCCGCCACCCGCTGGACCTTGGGCCCCATGATGGTGCGCAGCGAATCCGGAAGCCCCAACGTGTTCGTATTCCTGGACACCCGCGAAACCGATCTGGGCGGGTTCGTACGGAAATTGTCTCCGCGGCTGGCCGCCTCGGTTCCCATTCCCACCGGATACGGATTAGCCTGGAGCGGCCAGTGGGAAGGCATGGAGCGGGTGAAAAACCGCATGATGGTGGTGGTCCCTTTCACCCTGCTGTTGATCGTGCTGATCCTGTACCTGAACACCAAATCGTTCATGCGCACGGCCATCGTGATGCTGGCGGTACCGTTCTCCCTGGTGGGGGCGTTCTGGTTTCTGCACCTGGCGGGATTCCAGATGTCGGTGGCCGTGTGGGTGGGTCTCATCGCGCTTGCGGGCCTGGATGCGGAAACCGGCGTGGTGATGCTGCTCTATCTGGACCAGGCATGGAAGAAGGTGCGCGAGAAGGTCGCCCATCCCACTTTGTCGGATCTTGTCCACGCCATCGATGAAGGGGCCGTGCGCAGGGTGAGGCCGAAGATCATGACAGCATCTGTCATCCTGGCCGGATTGTTCCCGATCCTGTGGAGCGACGGCGCCGGATCGGACGTCATGAAACGCATCGCGGCCCCGATGGTGGGCGGCGTGATCACTTCGGTGGCCATGGAGCTTCTGGTGTATCCGGCCATCTTCCTCTTGTGGCAGAGACATCTCGTGAACGGAAAGGCGAACCAATGA